A region from the Citrobacter koseri ATCC BAA-895 genome encodes:
- the hmpA gene encoding NO-inducible flavohemoprotein gives MLDAQTIATVKATIPLLVETGPKLTAHFYDRMFTHNPELKEIFNMSNQRNGDQREALFNAIAAYASNIENLPALLPAVEKIAQKHTSFQIKPEQYNIVGGHLLATLDEMFSPGQEVLDAWGKAYGVLANVFINREAQIYSENASKNGGWEGTRPFRIVAKTPRSALITSFEFEPVDGGPVAEYHPGQYLGVWLKPEGFPHQEIRQYSLTRKPDGKGYRIAVKREDGGQVSSWLHNHASVGDIVHLAAPAGDFFMDVATDTPVSLISAGVGQTPMLAMLDTLTKANHTAQVNWFHAAENGDVHAFADEVSELGKTLPRFTAHTWYREPTEADRANGAFDSTGLMDLNKLESAISDPAMQFYLCGPVGFMQFAAKQLTGLGVKSENIHYECFGPHKVL, from the coding sequence ATGCTTGACGCTCAAACCATCGCCACAGTAAAAGCCACCATTCCCCTGCTGGTTGAAACCGGTCCAAAACTGACCGCCCATTTCTACGATCGCATGTTTACCCACAACCCTGAACTCAAAGAAATTTTTAACATGAGTAACCAGCGAAATGGCGATCAACGTGAAGCGCTGTTTAACGCCATCGCGGCCTATGCCAGCAATATCGAAAACCTGCCTGCGCTGCTGCCTGCGGTAGAAAAAATCGCCCAGAAGCACACCAGTTTCCAGATCAAACCAGAACAGTACAACATCGTTGGTGGCCACCTGCTGGCAACGCTGGACGAAATGTTCAGCCCAGGCCAGGAAGTGCTGGATGCCTGGGGTAAAGCGTATGGCGTTCTGGCCAATGTCTTTATCAATCGCGAAGCGCAAATCTACAGCGAAAACGCCAGCAAGAATGGCGGCTGGGAAGGCACTCGTCCGTTCCGCATCGTCGCGAAAACGCCGCGCAGCGCCCTGATTACCAGCTTTGAATTTGAACCGGTCGATGGCGGCCCGGTCGCAGAATATCATCCGGGTCAATACCTGGGGGTCTGGCTGAAACCGGAAGGCTTCCCGCATCAGGAGATCCGTCAGTATTCCCTGACCCGCAAGCCGGATGGTAAAGGTTATCGCATCGCAGTTAAGCGTGAAGATGGCGGTCAGGTTTCCAGCTGGCTGCACAACCACGCAAGCGTCGGCGATATCGTCCACTTAGCCGCTCCGGCAGGTGATTTCTTCATGGATGTCGCAACGGACACGCCTGTTTCTCTGATTTCCGCAGGCGTAGGCCAGACTCCAATGCTGGCCATGCTGGATACGCTGACCAAAGCCAACCACACCGCGCAGGTGAACTGGTTCCACGCGGCGGAAAACGGCGACGTGCATGCGTTTGCAGATGAAGTGAGCGAGCTGGGTAAAACCCTGCCGCGCTTTACCGCACATACCTGGTATCGCGAACCGACAGAAGCCGATCGTGCGAATGGCGCGTTCGACAGCACAGGTCTGATGGATTTGAACAAACTGGAAAGTGCGATCAGCGATCCGGCAATGCAGTTTTATCTGTGCGGTCCGGTCGGCTTTATGCAGTTTGCTGCGAAGCAGCTGACAGGGCTGGGCGTGAAAAGCGAAAACATTCATTACGAATGCTTCGGCCCACATAAAGTGCTGTAA
- the qseG gene encoding two-component system QseEF-associated lipoprotein QseG: MPHVFVRVLKRLFPRRGWLASVPCLVLMGCAPHAAKHVVNDASQEKIPPYQLADYLSTDCSDIWLLKGPSTDNNPLYWQRAIDCADRLLPVQSRNEARALEDGSWQNTFKRGILLADAKITPLERRDMVTRLDALSAQIPAQVRPLYQLWRDGQALQLQLAEERQRYSKLQQASDSELDTLRQQHQHLQAQLDLTTRKLENLTDIERQLSTRKPAGNYNPDATHGNDKPAAPDDGASSTLPQDEVTP, translated from the coding sequence ATGCCACACGTTTTTGTTCGAGTTCTGAAGCGATTATTTCCCCGAAGAGGATGGTTAGCGAGTGTGCCTTGCCTGGTGCTGATGGGGTGCGCGCCACATGCCGCGAAGCATGTCGTAAATGATGCGTCGCAGGAAAAAATTCCACCGTATCAGCTGGCGGATTATCTCTCTACCGACTGTTCGGATATCTGGTTACTCAAAGGACCATCGACGGATAACAATCCGCTTTACTGGCAGCGGGCGATTGATTGTGCCGATCGCCTGTTGCCCGTTCAGTCACGCAATGAAGCGCGGGCGCTGGAAGATGGCAGCTGGCAGAACACGTTCAAACGCGGGATTCTGCTGGCGGATGCTAAAATTACGCCCCTTGAACGGCGCGATATGGTCACTCGCCTCGATGCGCTAAGCGCGCAAATTCCCGCTCAGGTGCGCCCGCTTTATCAGCTCTGGCGCGACGGTCAGGCGCTACAATTACAGCTTGCCGAAGAGCGCCAGCGTTACAGTAAACTCCAGCAAGCGTCGGATAGCGAGCTTGATACGTTGCGTCAGCAGCATCAGCACTTACAGGCGCAGCTCGATCTCACGACGCGCAAGCTGGAGAATCTGACTGATATTGAGCGCCAGCTCTCCACGCGCAAACCCGCAGGCAACTACAATCCTGACGCGACACACGGAAATGACAAACCCGCAGCGCCTGATGACGGCGCATCTTCCACACTGCCACAAGATGAGGTAACGCCATGA
- the glyA gene encoding serine hydroxymethyltransferase, with protein MLKREMNIADYDAELWQAMEQEKVRQEEHIELIASENYTSPRVMQAQGSQLTNKYAEGYPGKRYYGGCEYVDVVEQLAIDRAKELFGADYANVQPHSGSQANFAVYTALLQPGDTVLGMNLAQGGHLTHGSPVNFSGKLYNIVPYGIDESGKIDYEEMAKLAQTHKPKMIIGGFSAYSGVVDWAKMREIADSIGAYLFVDMAHVAGLIAADVYPNPVPHAHVVTTTTHKTLAGPRGGLILAKGGDEELYKKLNSAVFPSAQGGPLMHVIAGKAVALKEAMEPEFKVYQQQVAKNAKAMVEVFLNRGYKVVSGGTENHLFLLDLVDKNLTGKEADAALGRANITVNKNSVPNDPKSPFVTSGIRIGSPAITRRGFKEAEAKELAGWMCDVLDNINDEAVIERIKGKVLDICARFPVYA; from the coding sequence ATGTTAAAGCGTGAAATGAACATTGCCGATTATGATGCCGAACTGTGGCAGGCTATGGAGCAGGAAAAAGTACGTCAGGAAGAGCACATCGAACTGATCGCCTCCGAAAACTACACCAGCCCGCGCGTGATGCAGGCGCAGGGGTCTCAGCTGACCAACAAATACGCTGAAGGATATCCGGGCAAGCGCTACTACGGCGGTTGCGAATATGTGGATGTCGTTGAGCAACTGGCGATTGACCGCGCGAAAGAACTGTTTGGCGCAGACTACGCCAACGTCCAGCCGCACTCTGGTTCTCAGGCTAACTTCGCGGTCTACACTGCGCTGCTGCAACCGGGCGACACCGTTCTGGGTATGAACCTGGCGCAAGGTGGCCACCTGACTCACGGTTCTCCGGTAAACTTCTCCGGTAAACTGTACAACATCGTGCCTTACGGCATCGATGAGTCCGGTAAAATTGACTACGAAGAGATGGCGAAGCTGGCTCAGACTCATAAACCGAAGATGATCATCGGCGGCTTCTCTGCTTATTCCGGCGTCGTTGACTGGGCAAAAATGCGTGAAATTGCCGACAGCATTGGCGCGTACCTGTTTGTTGATATGGCGCACGTCGCGGGTCTTATCGCCGCAGACGTTTATCCGAACCCGGTTCCGCATGCTCACGTTGTGACCACCACCACGCACAAAACCCTGGCGGGTCCGCGCGGCGGCCTGATCCTGGCGAAAGGCGGTGACGAAGAGTTGTACAAAAAACTGAACTCTGCCGTTTTCCCTAGTGCTCAGGGTGGCCCGCTGATGCATGTGATCGCCGGTAAAGCGGTGGCGCTGAAAGAAGCGATGGAACCGGAGTTCAAAGTCTACCAGCAGCAGGTTGCCAAAAACGCCAAAGCGATGGTGGAAGTGTTCCTGAACCGTGGCTACAAAGTGGTTTCCGGCGGTACGGAGAACCACCTGTTCCTGCTGGATCTGGTGGACAAAAACCTGACCGGTAAAGAAGCTGACGCCGCGCTGGGTCGTGCCAACATCACCGTTAACAAAAACAGCGTGCCGAACGATCCGAAGAGCCCGTTTGTTACTTCCGGTATCCGTATCGGTTCTCCGGCCATTACGCGTCGCGGCTTTAAAGAAGCAGAAGCCAAAGAGCTGGCTGGCTGGATGTGCGATGTGCTGGACAACATCAACGATGAAGCGGTTATCGAGCGCATCAAAGGCAAAGTGCTGGACATCTGCGCACGCTTCCCTGTTTACGCGTAA
- the glrR gene encoding two-component system response regulator GlrR: MSRKPAHLLLVDDDPGLLKLLGMRLTSEGYSVVTAESGQEGLRVLNREKVDLVISDLRMDEMDGMQLFTEIQKVQPGMPVIILTAHGSIPDAVAATQKGVFSFLTKPVDKDALYQAIDDALEQSAPAMDDSWRESIVTRSPLMIRLLEQARMVAQSDVSVLINGQSGTGKEIFAQAIHNASPRSSKPFIAINCGALPEQLLESELFGHARGAFTGAVSNREGLFQAAEGGTLFLDEIGDMPAPLQVKLLRVLQERKVRPLGSNRDIDIDVRIISATHRDLPKAMARGEFREDLYYRLNVVSLKIPTLAERTEDIPLLANHLLRQSAERHKPFVRAFSTDAMKRLMTASWPGNVRQLVNVIEQCVALTSSPVISDALVEQALEGENTALPTFVEARNQFELNYLRKLLQITKGNVTHAARMAGRNRTEFYKLLSRHELDANDFKE; encoded by the coding sequence ATAAGCCGCAAACCGGCACATCTGCTGCTCGTGGACGATGATCCGGGGCTGTTGAAACTGCTGGGGATGCGCCTGACCAGCGAAGGCTACAGCGTCGTGACGGCGGAAAGCGGTCAGGAAGGGCTGCGCGTACTGAATCGCGAGAAAGTGGATCTGGTCATTAGCGATCTGCGGATGGATGAAATGGATGGCATGCAGCTGTTCACGGAAATCCAGAAAGTCCAGCCTGGCATGCCCGTCATCATTTTGACCGCACACGGCTCCATTCCTGATGCGGTGGCGGCGACGCAAAAAGGCGTGTTTAGCTTTCTGACCAAACCGGTCGATAAAGATGCGCTGTATCAGGCCATTGATGACGCGCTTGAACAATCGGCGCCAGCAATGGACGACAGCTGGCGCGAATCAATCGTTACGCGCAGTCCGTTGATGATACGCCTGCTGGAACAGGCGCGGATGGTGGCGCAATCGGATGTCAGCGTGCTGATTAACGGGCAAAGCGGCACCGGGAAAGAGATTTTCGCGCAGGCTATCCATAACGCCAGCCCGCGCAGCAGTAAACCTTTCATCGCCATTAACTGCGGCGCGCTGCCGGAACAGCTACTGGAGTCCGAACTGTTTGGCCACGCGCGCGGGGCGTTTACCGGCGCGGTCAGCAACCGTGAAGGGTTATTTCAGGCGGCGGAAGGCGGCACGCTGTTTCTTGACGAAATCGGCGATATGCCCGCGCCGTTACAGGTTAAGCTGCTGCGCGTTCTGCAAGAGCGCAAAGTCAGACCGCTTGGCAGCAATCGCGATATCGATATTGATGTGCGCATTATCTCCGCAACGCACCGCGATCTGCCTAAGGCGATGGCGCGGGGTGAATTTCGCGAAGACTTATATTACCGTCTGAACGTGGTGAGTCTGAAGATCCCGACGCTGGCGGAGCGTACGGAAGATATTCCGCTGCTGGCGAATCATCTTCTGCGCCAGTCAGCAGAGCGGCATAAACCGTTTGTGCGGGCGTTTTCAACGGATGCGATGAAGCGTCTGATGACCGCAAGCTGGCCGGGAAACGTGCGTCAGTTGGTGAACGTTATTGAGCAGTGCGTGGCGTTAACTTCCTCGCCGGTCATCAGCGACGCGCTGGTGGAGCAGGCGCTGGAAGGCGAAAATACGGCGCTGCCGACGTTTGTTGAGGCGCGTAATCAGTTTGAGCTTAACTACTTGCGTAAACTGCTGCAAATCACCAAAGGGAATGTCACCCATGCGGCGAGAATGGCAGGGCGTAACCGGACGGAATTTTATAAGCTGCTCTCGCGCCATGAGTTAGATGCAAACGATTTCAAAGAGTAG
- the glnB gene encoding nitrogen regulatory protein P-II, whose product MKKIDAIIKPFKLDDVREALAEVGITGMTVTEVKGFGRQKGHTELYRGAEYMVDFLPKVKIEIVVTDDIVDTCVDTIIRTAQTGKIGDGKIFVFDVARVIRIRTGEEDDAAI is encoded by the coding sequence ATGAAAAAGATTGATGCGATTATTAAACCCTTCAAGCTGGACGACGTCCGTGAAGCGCTGGCTGAGGTAGGCATTACCGGTATGACGGTTACCGAAGTGAAAGGCTTTGGGCGTCAGAAAGGCCATACCGAGCTGTACCGTGGCGCGGAATATATGGTGGATTTTCTGCCGAAGGTGAAAATTGAAATCGTGGTGACCGACGATATCGTGGATACCTGCGTTGACACCATTATTCGCACCGCGCAGACGGGGAAAATCGGTGACGGTAAAATTTTCGTCTTTGACGTTGCGCGCGTGATTCGTATTCGTACCGGCGAAGAAGACGACGCGGCAATTTAA
- the qseE gene encoding two component system sensor histidine kinase QseE/GlrK, whose amino-acid sequence MKRWSVFPRSLRQLVMLAFLLILLPLLVLAWQAWQSLNALSAQAAQTNRTTLIDARRSEAMTNVALEMERSYRQYCVLDDRTLAKVYQSQRKRYSEMLDAHAGVLPDAKLYQALRDDLNGLAQLQCKNSGPDATAAARLEAFANANTEMVQATRTVVFSRGQQLQQEIAERGQFFGWQALVLFLVSLAMVLLFTRMIIGPVKGIERMINRLGEGRSLGNTVSFTGPRELRSVGQRIIWLSERLSWLESQRHQFLRHLSHELKTPLASMREGTELLADQVVGPLTPEQKEVVGILDDSSRNLQKLIEQLLDYNRKLADSAIEMETVELEPLVDMVVSAHSLPARAKMMHTEVRLAIDSCLAEPMLLMSVLDNLYSNAVHYGAESGNICIRSNVYGSKAHIDVINTGTPIPEAERAMIFEPFFQGSHQRKGAVKGSGLGLSIARDCIRRMQGELYLVDENAQEVCFRIELLLSASKNH is encoded by the coding sequence TTGAAGCGCTGGTCTGTTTTCCCCCGGTCCTTGCGACAACTGGTTATGCTGGCATTTCTGCTGATTCTGTTGCCTTTGTTGGTACTGGCCTGGCAGGCCTGGCAAAGTCTCAACGCGCTCAGCGCCCAGGCGGCGCAGACTAACCGCACCACGCTGATAGATGCCCGGCGCAGCGAAGCGATGACCAACGTGGCGCTGGAGATGGAGCGCAGCTACCGGCAATATTGCGTGCTCGACGACCGTACGCTGGCGAAGGTGTATCAGAGCCAGCGAAAACGCTACAGCGAAATGCTGGACGCACATGCGGGAGTATTGCCGGACGCTAAACTTTACCAGGCGCTACGCGATGATCTGAACGGTCTTGCACAATTACAGTGTAAAAATAGCGGCCCTGACGCTACCGCCGCCGCGCGGCTGGAGGCTTTTGCCAATGCCAATACGGAAATGGTGCAGGCAACGCGCACGGTGGTGTTCTCGCGCGGGCAGCAGTTACAGCAGGAAATCGCAGAGCGCGGACAATTCTTCGGCTGGCAGGCGCTGGTGCTGTTTCTGGTCAGTCTGGCGATGGTACTGCTTTTTACAAGGATGATCATTGGGCCGGTGAAAGGGATAGAACGGATGATTAACCGGCTGGGAGAAGGGCGCTCTCTGGGGAATACCGTGTCGTTTACCGGGCCGCGCGAGCTGCGTTCGGTGGGGCAGCGCATTATCTGGTTGAGTGAACGTCTGTCCTGGCTGGAATCCCAACGGCATCAGTTTTTACGTCACCTGTCGCATGAGCTGAAAACGCCGCTGGCCAGTATGCGCGAAGGGACAGAGCTGCTGGCCGATCAGGTCGTGGGGCCGTTGACGCCGGAGCAAAAAGAGGTCGTCGGCATTCTGGACGATAGCAGCCGCAACTTACAGAAGTTGATTGAGCAACTGCTTGATTACAACAGGAAACTGGCAGACAGCGCGATTGAGATGGAAACCGTGGAGCTTGAACCGCTGGTGGATATGGTGGTTTCCGCTCACAGTTTGCCTGCGCGCGCTAAAATGATGCATACCGAGGTCAGGCTGGCTATCGACAGCTGTCTGGCCGAGCCGATGCTATTAATGAGCGTGCTGGACAATCTTTATTCCAATGCGGTGCACTATGGCGCTGAATCCGGTAACATTTGTATTCGCAGCAATGTATATGGTTCAAAGGCGCACATTGATGTGATCAATACGGGCACGCCGATCCCGGAAGCGGAAAGGGCCATGATTTTTGAACCCTTTTTCCAGGGAAGCCATCAGCGTAAAGGTGCGGTGAAGGGGAGCGGATTAGGGTTAAGTATCGCCAGGGACTGCATCCGTCGTATGCAGGGGGAACTGTATCTGGTCGATGAGAATGCGCAAGAAGTTTGCTTTCGTATAGAACTGCTGCTATCTGCATCGAAAAACCACTAA
- a CDS encoding ROK family transcriptional regulator: MQRTGFNNARVRQANKQIFLSHLWREKQLSKSRLAQLSGLSIPAVSNILEVLIDEGRICHSRETLSQRGLSSGSYHLPEQGDWTLCMNVTPTSITSQLADARLVAVGDWRHAEINAGSPKALLTALAAHWREYRQRYPDVTINLALGVHGQVDPITGASKTMPQAPWKTPVEIKYLLEEMLGVQVRLDNDCVMLALAEKWQNPAANRDFCVINVDYGIGSSFVINDNIWRGSLYGSGQIGHTIVNPDGVACDCGRYGCLETVASLSALKKQARRWMKTQPTADCDPETITIDQLITAWQQGDVRIQAWVEHAASAIGLSLYNFLNILNINQIWIYGRSCAFGESWLNTLVQQTGFNPFDHGDNPQARSTRIGFGTLSRSQQLMGIGYLYVESQLNAL, translated from the coding sequence TCAGCGGCCTGTCGATTCCGGCGGTCAGCAATATTCTGGAGGTGTTGATCGATGAGGGAAGAATTTGCCATTCCCGGGAGACGTTAAGCCAACGAGGGCTGAGTAGCGGCAGCTATCATCTGCCCGAACAGGGAGACTGGACGCTGTGCATGAACGTGACGCCCACCAGCATCACCAGCCAGCTGGCAGATGCGCGTCTGGTCGCCGTGGGCGACTGGCGCCATGCGGAGATCAATGCCGGTTCGCCAAAAGCCTTGCTGACCGCGCTTGCCGCGCACTGGCGGGAATATCGTCAGCGCTATCCCGACGTGACCATCAATCTGGCATTAGGCGTTCACGGTCAGGTCGATCCCATTACCGGGGCGTCAAAAACCATGCCGCAGGCACCGTGGAAAACCCCGGTTGAGATTAAATATCTGCTGGAGGAGATGCTCGGCGTACAGGTGCGGTTAGACAATGACTGCGTGATGCTGGCGCTGGCGGAGAAGTGGCAAAACCCGGCGGCAAACCGCGATTTCTGCGTCATTAACGTCGATTACGGGATTGGTTCCTCCTTCGTCATCAACGACAACATCTGGCGCGGCAGTTTGTATGGCAGCGGTCAGATCGGACATACCATCGTCAACCCGGACGGGGTAGCCTGTGATTGCGGCCGCTACGGCTGTCTGGAAACCGTGGCCTCGCTCAGCGCGCTTAAAAAACAGGCCCGACGGTGGATGAAAACGCAGCCCACGGCGGATTGCGACCCAGAAACTATCACCATCGATCAACTGATTACCGCCTGGCAACAGGGCGATGTCCGCATCCAGGCCTGGGTGGAACACGCCGCCAGCGCGATTGGCCTGAGTTTATATAACTTTCTGAATATCCTGAATATTAACCAAATCTGGATTTATGGCCGCAGTTGCGCCTTTGGCGAAAGCTGGCTGAATACGCTGGTGCAGCAAACGGGGTTTAATCCCTTTGATCATGGCGATAACCCGCAGGCAAGGTCCACCCGGATCGGCTTTGGCACACTCAGTCGTTCGCAACAGTTGATGGGGATCGGCTATCTGTACGTCGAATCACAGCTAAACGCGCTCTGA